One part of the Solea solea chromosome 1, fSolSol10.1, whole genome shotgun sequence genome encodes these proteins:
- the LOC131473564 gene encoding cysteine/serine-rich nuclear protein 1-like, which yields MKGIPKRKFAEVADNPCYSSSSSSPPSSLSSPASSEWESDGESSSSDNQDFTARSSPSLPIRSILKRPRLRSAQSSVRFDHVSVFSFPRCQGFTSVPRRGGSTLGMVQRHSTIQRYTVAEHALEQQHRRRERLREKRRQDRFKALKHKLITSGAMDQQEADMLTVDQIPDEDCDVHISDAELKERNFLQPHSSRQRQVLLQAAGVKRIDREEKRQLHNLRLSREACGCDCQGFCEPETCACSLAGIKCQVDRLNFPCGCTKDSCGNTHGRTEFDSRRVRTHYIHTVMRLELERRLQDETLNREDQTGLSEDLVEDEDQDEAHAVTQDKRCPFGFTMDEDDLALTLPAMPSFHYTPERLVEENSCSSDMTESSYSSSDSEAAGCLTESQSLPEGSPGSLSISDSENMNDAMCSQLRHMGEPLIHHGGNSATTTDNTRQLTPNAFTDNASRTSLTDCLDENANQARDFFDNDSLEGYPNTPSPTVDYSSGMYMDLSLSSDSDLEFFDSDYPSVQLLSSFKGDKHLASVCHLQLFSSVNLPQYESSTYLLESLIGLTESSPEQVHSVKDNQFL from the exons ATGAAAGGCATCCCGAAGAGAAAGTTTGCGGAGGTAGCTGACAATCCCTgctattcctcctcctcctcctcccctccttcctccctttCCTCCCCAGCCTCCTCAGAGTGGGAGTCAGATGGCGAGAGCAGCTCCTCTGACAACCAAGATTTCACCGCTCGCAGCTCGCCGTCGCTTCCCA TTCGTTCCATTCTGAAGAGACCAAGGCTCAGAAGTGCACAGAGCAGTGTGCGCTTTGACCACGTGTCAGTGTTCAGTTTCCCACGCTGCCAGGGCTTCACCAGTGTGCCCAGACGCGGAGGTTCCACTTTGGGCATGGTGCAGCGGCACAGCACCATCCAGAGATACACTGTGGCCGAGCACGCACTGGAGCAACAGCACAGACGCAGAGAGAGGCTCCGAGAAAAGCGCAGACAAGACAGATTCAAGgcattaaaacacaaa CTGATCACCAGTGGGGCCATGGACCAGCAAGAAGCAGACATGCTCACCGTGGATCAAATTCCAGACGAAGACTGTGACGTCCACATCAGTGACGCTGAGCTGAAGGAGAGGAATTTCCTTCAGCCGCACTCCTCCAGACAGCGGCAAGTGCTCCTCCAGGCAGCAGGGGTGAAGCGCATCGACAGGGAGGAAAAGAGGCAGCTTCACAATCTGCGTCTTTCCAGAGAGGCGTGTGGATGTGACTGCCAAGGCTTCTGTGAGCCAGAGACCTGCGCCTGCAGTCTAGCAGGCATCAAGTGCCAG GTGGACCGCTTGAACTTCCCATGCGGCTGCACGAAGGACAGCTGTGGAAACACTCACGGACGCACCGAGTTTGACTCCAGACGTGTGCGGACCCATTACATCCACACTGTCATGAGACTGGAACTGGAGAGACGACTGCAGGACGAAACACTGAACCGAGAAGACCAGACAGGGCTTTCAGAGGACCTTGTAGAGGATGAGGACCAAGATGAGGCTCATGCAGTGACACAGGACAAGAGGTGTCCCTTTGGGTTTACCATGGATGAAGACGATCTCGCTCTCACCCTGCCTGCGATGCCTTCCTTCCATTACACCCCAGAGCGGTTGGTGGAGGagaacagctgcagcagcgacaTGACTGagtcctcctactcctcctctgACTCTGAAGCCGCAGGATGTCTCACTGAAAGCCAGAGTCTCCCTGAAGGTTCGCCGGGTTCCCTTAGTATTAGTGACTCTGAAAATATGAACGACGCCATGTGCAGTCAACTCAGACACATGGGAGAACCACTGATACATCATGGTGGAAACTCTGCCACAACTACTGACAATACAAGACAACTGACACCCAACGCATTCACAGACAACGCGAGCAGGACCTCACTGACGGACTGTCTGGACGAGAATGCTAACCAAGCCAGAGACTTCTTCGACAATGACTCTCTGGAGGGCTACCCCAACACTCCCTCTCCCACTGTGGACTATTCCTCAGGGATGTACATGGACTTGAGCCTGTCTTCTGACTCTGACCTGGAGTTCTTCGACAGCGACTACCCATCTGTACAACTCCTCAGCTCCTTTAAAGGAGACAAACACTTAGCCAGTGTTTGCCACCTACAGCTGTTCAGCTCTGTTAATCTGCCACAATACGAGTCAAGCACCTACCTCCTGGAGTCCTTGATTGGCTTGACTGAATCGAGCCCAGAACAGGTTCACTCAGTCAAAGATAATCAGTTTTTATAA
- the gorasp1a gene encoding Golgi reassembly-stacking protein 1a yields the protein MGLSQSSEEPEGGTYGYHVHGVQPNSPAEEAGLQPFFDFILSLDNKRLNVENDLLKELLKSNMERAVKMEVYSTKTTSIRLLDVVPSSLWGGQGLLGASVRFCSYQGASENVWHVLDVEAGSPAALAGLQPHSDYIVGADQVLQDSEDFFSLIEAHEGKPLKLLVYNMQTDSCREVVVTPNGAWGGEGSLGCGIGYGYLHRIPANSTLESTGKPVALVPEEKPSPTLHSHGFTEAPLMAPSTQSEDVLEVEQVTPQESPLPPPIQRVMDPDSEVAVMNPDVAELADRLDLSVSSIDMANTSLTMHEEKDSEISGVDELEDSALLSSSTDDQTETQELSSQATVDLTSALASSDIFSDSAESADLQSFLMESNDSPSTSFGVLSSPVDTFDPRVESFVTTEDPPCPSPVHLLQSSAVDESKADDCPAQTVEDAVEDSVECPAVASAQQCSHEHSEDETEEPHLD from the exons ATGGGCTTGTCACAGAGTTCAGAAGAGCCGGAGGGAGGGACGTATGGATACCATGTGCACGGC GTGCAGCCAAACTCCCCTGCAGAAGAGGCCGGACTGCAGCCCTTCTTTGACTTCATTCTGTCTCTGGACAATAAAAGACTt AATGTGGAGAATGACCTGCTGAAGGAGCTCCTGAAGTCCAATATGGAGAGAGCAGTGAAGATGGAGGTGTACAGTACTAAAACCACAAGCATTCGTCTGCTGGACGTGGTGCCCAGTAGCTTATGGGGAGGACAGGGGTTGCTCGGTGCCAGCGTTCGCTTCTGCAGCTACCAAGGAGCTAGTGAGAATGTGTGGCACGTCCTG GATGTGGAGGCCGGTTCACCTGCTGCGCTCGCTGGACTTCAACCACACAGTGACTACATTGTTGGAGCAGATCAGGTGTTGCAGGAT TCAGAGGACTTCTTCTCACTGATAGAAGCTCATGAAGGGAAACCTCTGAAGCTGCTGGTGTACAACATGCAGACAGACTCCTGCAGGGAGGTGGTGGTCACACCTAATGGAGCATGGGGAGGAGAGGGCAG TTTGGGTTGTGGCATTGGTTATGGCTACCTGCACCGAATCCCGGCAAATTCTACTCTGGAATCAACTGGAAAGCCTGTCGCCCTTGTTCCTGAGGAGAAACCCTCCCCGACACTGCATTCACATGGATTCACTGAG GCACCACTAATGGCACCTTCAACCCAGAGTGAAGATGTGTTAGAGGTGGAGCAGGTCACCCCCCAGGaatctcctctgcctcctcccaTCCAGAGAGTCATGGACCCTG ACTCTGAAGTGGCAGTGATGAACCCCGATGTCGCAGAGCTGGCGGACAGGCTGGATTTGTCCGTGTCATCAATAGATATGGCCAACACTTCACTGACCATGCATGAGGAGAAGGACAGTGAAATCTCTGGTGTCG ACGAGCTGGAGGACAGTGCGCTGCTCTCATCGTCAACAGATGaccagacagagacacaagagcTCAGCTCCCAGGCAACCGTGGACCTCACCTCTGCTCTTGCGTCCTCTGACATTTTTTCTGACTCCGCAGAGTCTGCAGACCTACAAAGCTTTCTCATGGAGTCTAACGATAGCCCAAGTACATCTTTCGGTGTGTTGTCTTCACCCGTAGACACATTTGACCCTCGCGTTGAGTCCTTTGTCACCACCGAAGACCCTCCCTGTCCATCTCCTGTCCATCTCCTCCAATCCTCAGCTGTTGACGAGTCGAAGGCAGACGACTGTCCTGCTCAGACTGTTGAGGATGCAGTGGAGGATTCTGTGGAGTGTCCAGCCGTGGCTTCTGCTCAGCAGTGCAGCCATGAGCACAGTGAGGATGAAACGGAAGAGCCACATCTCGATTAA